The sequence cccacaccggtagagaggttacaacctcttaggtgctcctcccatttcgcccgcttgtgttcatccacaagcaatctgatgcgttggtttatatcccttatttgggggtcgcctggatcaagctgccttataaggtcacgttctctcgctaagtttgcggcctccgccgggaagtggggccggatttcgggaattctgccggcgggaatgaaacgtgccgaggcggattcaatgaccttgcgaaaggcacgctccccttggcgggcatcagtcgggatagggagggcagcaaagaggttgtctgtaaaggatttatattctccccactttccttttttaaagtttatgaaagtgcgtttttcggtgacgatgaagtcggcggtacgctcgagcgaaacaagtataggcaggtggtcggatgccaatgataccatcggctgccagttgacgcagtttacgagttctgcgctcacgattgagatatctggcgaactgtgacagcttcctaccatacgtgtgggggcgtctccgtttattgtacagaacgtcgtttcttctatttgatccgccaacatctcgcccctactgtccgcccgcaaatttgaatgccatagatcatgatgggcattgaagtcgcctaaaataatgcgattgtttccagtgagtaaggctctaatattagggtggtatccaccggggcaacaggtggcaggggggatgtagatgttgatgatttctaggtttgcatcgcctgaccggacagataggccttgacgttctaagacgttgtccctgcggtcgatgccaggatcaaatatgtgatattgcacagagtggtgtattataaacgcgaggccgcctccatttccgctctcgcgatcttttctgtggacattatacccagagcaggactgcaatgcagatcgtgctgtgagtttagtctcttgaatcgcagcaatgcggatgttgtgccgcttcatgaaattgactatctccgtaatcttcccagttagtccattacagtttaactgcagaattctgaagtgcatgaggggagacgtcgccactctgggggtaagtgacgggtgactacgcctgggttcaggaaggccaggacgcaattgctgttgtggccctgggactgggcgtccttgggcaagcattggggtacccggatgatttgggtttgcgacctggcaacatggcgcgatgaaacccgccgaggggttgccgtcgcggagaccagaacatctaggaaagtggcaccacccgaggcaggagctgcattgggcggatgtcgcaaacatatatattctgtgctggcaaacggtgcaaacggaggtagggactaagagtctgtttccctgacctacacgattgctgccggaaaagagggggcaggggctgttgctcagcattgcttccgactctactacgaagattgtagttatgagtggtagcagctgtttgagttgttggcgccgtaaggcgcgagcagcagcgggtacttgttgtggcttgctgagcagcggggctgctggaaggtaatgggggggcgcttagacgtagactacgggacgtagtggacgtcgggttttgggatcaagcccagaacaacctgtccgatgcaaccatcccttacacgagacacactgaacagagtatgaccgtcctaaaaagattcttttccggcagatgcagcaaaaccatttctcaggaccgaggtcaggagacggacccggattggattcgataccttcccggagcaagagaatatggagcagtcctgctgcaaggagctgctgggaggatgacaatttgtgggagggacgaaacaaactaaatggggttacactgaaatgacagtccttggtcgggaaaaatcccgagtcgctccggtacatagaaccgactgccttgggaagcgcgcgttatcgatgtgatggtcctttgtcggatgcagatccggtacgctccggtaacatagcacaattaaggtacttgcccgaccatctcgtgaacgatttatttggccacattaaaccttcaggccatccctccttccacacgcccaagttccatgaggagcttgataAAAACAATCCTTATAGATTCTTTGAGATAggtcgatttatggcattaatagtattATAAGAGATTACCTAAAAAAAGGACATGTGTCTACTTGGGCTGTACTCGAATGCGATTTTCGGGCATTGGATTTCTTTAAATCTGGTCGGTCAGTCACCCTTACTTTTACATCAAACAGATTAATGCTTTATTTAATGTTTACTACAGTTTATTTGGCCATTTACTGCGGCTTTGCTCTAGGTTAGTTCTAGCCCTGGTAGAGAGTTTTGATAAAAAATTCTGAGACAGGGAGCTCCTCAAATAAACTCAGATAACTTACATATGTCGGTTGTCTTGATGCATGATAAAAGATGATTTAtgataaaagaaaaataatttatgaAAGATATGAAAGAAGAACGAAGACACATAAGATAAATGAAAACAAATGAATAtgaacaaaaaggaaaataagataaaaagaaagaagaaagagaaaaattCAGAATTAAATTTGATTAACCAACCAATATCACACTCAATCTTCCTCACAGCACACACATGCAGGATCTGCAAGAAGTCACACAAGAAGTACATTATGAAAATTATCGTTCGGAGCGTTTGGGCAAGTCGCGCAAGGAGAATGGCATGAAAATTGAACGTGATTCCATGGTGCCAACGCAAATTGTTGCAAACAGTGTCATTACAGAGAAGGATCGAATATTACAAGAAAAGGAAGCTGAACTGAGACGTATGCAAGAGATGTTGGCACAAATGCAAGCCAAAATACAAGCGCAACAATAGGCGGCACTTATGTAGAGCGTAGAATACAGAATCAGCACAACAAAACAAaagcagcaataacaacaatattaaaaATAGCAAATAGTATTTAATAACCTGTTGATGAACAAGCGCAGATGAACAACTGCTGTTAACTGAAGGGGGGTATAATGGAGTTAAGGCAAAGCGTTTACGAAGCATTGCATTCCTATTAGTCACAATAACAATTATTACAAAGTAATGTAAATCtggaaaaaaaaatacaaaaaaatgttaaacgcCATATTCGTGCGCCTCTTTTACGAAAGGTTACATACGAATATCAGTCAACTGCGCTGCTTGGAAACTACAGTTTTTGATTTGTATTTAAAAGGCGAAAAAAAATCAGAATTTAttctttgtaataaaaaaatcgcATTATTtcttataattaaaaattatgcTTAATGTTTaatctatataatatatatatctaaaagaaagaaaacaaatgtatgcatatatttacatatacatacaggCTGTATAAcctatataataaatatattttgtaatTTCTCATTTTAATTTCATGCTGAAAAACAGTATATTTTTgtaatgtttaatattaaattatgtttagtatttacatacatattacatataGATAGTATTCATAGACATATTTTGTGAAGTTAAATCAACCCTCAAACTCAACATATTAAAAtggaaacatacatacatttcacaaaaaaatatacatatagagGGTAGCTAAGGAGTAAAATATAATAAGCTCTTAAACCATACTCAGTAAAATATATAAATGCTGTATCTttataatgtaatgtaatgtatctTGCTAATTTACAAACACCTTGgcctaaattcaaaattttcctcATGgtttagtgaaaaaaaaaataattaagggAACAAAAGATGGCAAAACGGCAGATGTCACAGTTAttaaaagttggaaattttcgtTACATgtttaaggcccacttgcagcacgcaagttaactttttaactcagGGGTAGTCTGGCATAAGGGGTTACACTCATACATATTTGACTTTTTTAAactaactctgagctaaaaaaaaacTTGCCGTTCTTCAAGTGGGCCTAAGTTAAGTCATTCATTATGTTAActtttatgaaattcctatgccTTAACTTTGTTTTCAAAGTTCAAGTCGTAAGAAAAGCCAACGTTAAATTCCACTTGACGCCCGCTTTGTTTTAACACAACTATATTCACAAGGAAAAACGCAAAATTTGACATTTGTAACGCTTAATTATTGCTACTagcagattttttttatttttcatacatatgtataactgtTTGACACGTAATTACTATATGGATAAAAGATCATGTCGACaaaaatcatatacatatatatatattagggcgggtcaaattgtgtggggaaaaaaaacttcaggtttctgaatccgaatttgacattcattttcatgtattttatttgtgagagccgctattcggattgggatataaaattttctaacaaaattagggaggctcgaaattcatttcagacctatggtcccatggacaatattattcagtatgacccatagattcagatactggatgtgccttttcaacaataaatttgacccaccctaatatatatatttgaaattcGTTTGATTCCTCGCAAACATACAATAATTTACCAATAACGCCTTCAGCTACAATGTCCGCCCATACGTACTCAATTTATTCCTATACACAAATGGCCAGTCATTGTTAATTAATTAAAACCATTAGTACTCCATCCTTTTGTGCAAATAGCAACTTGAGCTGATTTAGATGGCTAATTAGCTTTATATGATCTGATGCAATGGGCCGTATGCATAAAACCAGGAACGCTAATTTCAAAGTAATCTCTTGAAATTTCAATAAGTGCTTACTCTCAAAAATGGACTTCACTACTTTTATGCATATGGTCCAATATTAACTTTGCCGCATTTTATTGAAAAAGTTATAAGACCATTTTGGAGAAAAAAATCATTGGTAATTTTAAATACTATAAagatacaaaaattaataaacattttattttcagATCTGTACAAAATTTTTGCAGCTATGTATATGACGAAAGCCTTATATAAAAAAGTTGAAAGAATAAAGTTCTGgaacaaaaatagaaatgaaagaaacctgtaaaatgaaaagaagaaGCCAacaaaaaaactgcaaaatatcCAAACACAATATAAAGCAACTACGAACGCGATTAAAAAAAATCAGAAGTGGAATAAATCGTGATTAAATGCTTTACTGTTTCCCAATTTCTGTTCTGTTGAAtgttctatatgtttttaatttcTCAGGCCAGGTGTAAGCCACTATCAATGAGTATcagataacaacaacaacagtatcaGATATCAGACCTTGAAAGTTCTCATACGTATAGTTATCCAAATTTTTAAATCGGCAGTTGGCAGCTTTTTTATATGCGTTTTGGTTTTATAGATTGAAATTCGATAGTTTTATAAAAACTAGGGTAACATAAAAAGGTATTGCCCAACGGATTTACAAGCAAGGTGTGAATCACGTTATTATATCTGtgacatttttttaaagtaaccTAACTCGATCTCTCACAAAGTCGGTTAAGTTGAAATACCACAAGTTGACAATTTGCTTTACTAGTCAGTGTCAATAGATACCAATCAGGCAATGATATTAAACTTATttagcgataactgacgccattGGGAGCAAGAAGGGAGGTCAATTCTGACTCCGCGTGACTCTCAATTCAGCGAAGGTCTCTCCCTTTCAAAGCTGCATTGTCGATTGAAATTCTTTCTTGCTCGGAGCTAGCCTGCGAAGGATTTGGACTCTTATTTGCTGCGCTCTCTTCACATATGCGTAAAGCTCAGACTGCTTATCATTATACCTGCGTCGGCATCATTGAAAAGATCATAAATCTTCCGTATAACTTTCTCTTCTGGTAATTAGACTATGAATGAAAATAGCCAAAACTATATATTAAGCGCTTAACTAACAACTGTTTTTTgataagcaaatatttttttcatcatgtaaatacaaattaattataaataatttaggGCGTACTTAAATGCTTGGTGCTTACACTATTCTGCTCCTTAGCTTTTCCTACACActaaataaaactaataaaacaacAAGGGAGTTCGGAGTTTTATGCATTTGAAGTTGGCAACATTGCTATGGCAAGTTTGCTAAAACTACAGATCgtgagcaattttttttttctcttaaaatttttgtgtttgttttgtattGACACCTGCTGATTAGTTTAAAAATTATgtacggtttttgatgttgcgtatttgcaatgATGTAGCAAGTGTATAGCCGTgcattttgttagtgtattgtaaatttattttacacATGTTTGCAATGCATTAAATTCAGGACTCCCTTCATGTATACATGGGTAAGAAATCCCGAATTTATACATATGAACGATTCATAatcgtaaaaataaaactatttatcTAAACATTCCCCTGGCATCGCGCTTGTCGATCtgaggacgattaccgaaggtaatcgaaatatatcggttttaTAAGAACTTCTTGTTTTTctattacacctgacctcgagccagcttaactcaaagaaaaatgtCACGTAATTCAACGACAATTTTTtctgtcacttaaaaaaaaaaatatttttgaggtacATAAATTCTCGCTAAGTAGGTTTAGAGTTTCACCAAAGTCATCTTTAATAGGCCTTTGTTCGACGATGGTCGTCTACCGACTCTTTTATTTCAACACTGTACTGAGAGGTCGACAATCGTGAGCGGGCCGATTTTTTAACCTTGCttctaaaaaattgttttagaCTCATAAATAGTAATTACACATATTTTaagacatatacatatatacttacgcTATTAAACAATTATTATAAGCAAAAATAGAAATCTGTCGACTGAGTGGCTAAATTCCACTAGTTTAACATTTGCAATAGAAAGCAAAAAcagttgaaaataaattttaaaatttcagttaaatgattcaaggttcgattcgagctcaaggccagaacaataatttttttctaatgataattattattattataacaatttcagttaaatataaattttgatggACAGTGGTGAGCTGTACACAAAAACGTGAACAAATGTACATGTAAtgatataatattaaaaaagttaatattaattataaatacatttataATCGCttttatacataaaaacaaaaattaacatgcCGTTATTATTTAAAAGTACTCGTAGCCTTTCATGATATGTAAGGCAAATTTGGAATGTGAGTTGAAACCACAGCCCCCGCGATTCGTTCTAATCCTCGCGACAGAAGACATGACCTAAGTATTAAAGATACAATTTACATATAAAGGTAACAACTGGCTTGTCTTGACCACGCGGTACAGTTTTTAGCGATTTAGCGACCGAGATAGAATCGCACAAGTGATAAACGTGTTCACATAGCTCCATTTCGATTTCCATTCTACTCTTGATTGGCATTTTGCTACCGGTATGCCTAACGCGGGCATATTCGACTACCTCTAACCCGCAGGGGAAACTTCCACCTATGTAGAAATAGTGGTTTACTTTGAAAAAGGGACCTTACTTTCATCATTTTATTAGCTTCATGTTAGACACCCTCCCAGTGGATTTTCCAGCCAGGCACTATTAGTTTATAGATGTTTGGAGTTAACAATGTCACCTAGCATAAGGAAAAGCTTTCTGATGTTGATAGGCGGAAAGCCCTATATTTGTTGATCAGCCATATAGTTACACGTCACTATGATTTTCGACGCTCAGCTAgacttaataaatttattttccaCAAAGATTGAGCTGGTGCAAGGCTGCTTATAACGTCGAAGCCCCCGATATTTCGATGGAATTATATTATCACCCACACTGACACAGACGAAATCCACGGATACGCTATTCACTAGTCAAGGGAAGTGAGACCTTATGCCTACAATAAGAGTAATAAGATGGATTTCTCAACGATTTCAAGGGCAATCGCGTCatccttgttgttattgttgtagcgataaggttactccccgaaggctttggggagtgttatcggtgtaatggtcctttgccggatacagatccgatacgctacggttacacagcaccattaaggtgctagcccgagcatctcgggaacgatttatgtggcttcccaaggcagtcggttctatgtaccggccccacttcccggcggaggccgcgagcttagcgagggaacgcgaccttataagacagcttgatccaggcgacccccaaataagggatataaaccaacgcatcagattgcttgtggacgaacacaagcgggcgaaatgggaagagcacctaagaggttgtaacctctctaccggtgtaggtaaactttggtccaccgtaaagtccctatcgaatccgactaagcacaaagacaaagtttccatcgcctttggcgataaggtgctgtcggatgcgaaaaaatgcgcgagcgctttctgccgacaatatataatgcatcctacggtcgacaaagatagacggagagccaatagacacgcacataaacacaaactcagcgcgtcaccaattaccatcaccgctagagaggttgaggacgccattggtcgcgctaaaccatccaaagcagtgggcccagacggcatagccatgccgatgcttaaaaacctagggaaagagggtttcaaatatttagcgcatgtcttcaacctgtctctttccacctttgtcatacacgagaaatggaaaatggccaaggtggtcccgctactaaagcctgggaaaccagctaacgtaggtgagtcatatcgtccgatatctctcctatcgccagtcgcaaagacgcttgaagccattttgctcccttatttccaagcacatttgcagctagcccctcatcagcatggcttcagaaaactccatagcactacctccgcgctaaatgccatcagcacccagataaattgcggtttaaatcaaaacccccaccatagaacagtactcgtagcgctagacctatgaaaagcttttgatacggtcaaccatggctcgttactgcaatacctggaagggtctacccttcccccatgtcttaaaaggtggaccgcaaattatctgggtggtcggcaggcatcggtgcaattcagaaacgaaacatcaaaacaaaggagaattaaacaaggggtgccacagggtggtgtcctatccccgcttttgtttaatttctacttatctaagctaccttcaccaccggaaggagtcacaatcgtttcctacgccgatgactgcacaataatggccacaggcccaggcccaaagatcgatgagctatgcaataaaataaacggctatctccctgatctctccagttttttcgcctcgcgaaacctggcattgtcaccgactaaatcttccgcgaccttatttacaacatggacgccccaaatgttgaccatattgaacatccacgtcgatggcactacgctaccgactgtcctacaccccattTGGTGCGCACCTTTGAGTGGTATTTCGTGCCGGATcaagatacaatttatcttgataatttctttatcgataatatttcgaagtgtttcaacggaaacggtggaaattttttgataaacgattagcttaacgttaaggtgcatccctgccttagcggcaccaataatcgattgcattgattctcataagattggccgaatcagctgttataaggttaccgatacggttaccgataaagcaccaatgtctccaggttaaagctgcagacattggtgatTTAAGCCGgaatcattggtgccgtatgtcgtatcgctgtagtcgtatccctaacgtaatcagctgtttatcgttacgacggtaaacgaaaaaccaattggttggctacgatacggttacgaccttagcggcaccaataatcttttgcattgattctcataaggttggtcgaatcagctgttaaaaggttaccgatacggttaccgattaAGCACCAATGTCTTCAGCTTTATCGGtatccgtatcggtaaccttataacagctgattcgaccaaccttatgagaatcaatgcaatcgattattggtgccgctaaggtcgtaaccgtatcgtagccaaccatttggtttttggttaccgtcgtaacgataaacagctgattgcgttagggatacgactacagcgatacgacatacggcaccaatgactcccgcttaatggTTATTCTGcctgcgatgtgtccccacaagacaccaaccatattttcaattgtaaacTGGAACCTATGCTTCTAACACCAACtacactatggtccacccctgttgaaactgccagtttccttagacttccgttagaggattttgatgacgaTTTTTGAGTGTTCGCACTCAGGGGAAGGGGCGAGGCACTGTTAACACGAAACAACAACCAAGCTTCCTTGCATTTGCCTTCTCAATTTTCAAATTCTCGGTTTTTATGTCCTAACGATTTTAGTTTGGTCCACAAAATTGGTTGCAAACATTGTTACTAATTGGCAACACTGCTGGTTGACAAAACCAAAAACAATCTCTGGTTAGTTCATGTACTTCGCCACAGTATGTCTGTCAAAAAATCCCACCACATTGAAGAGTTTTGACAACCGGCTGGTGATAGATGCATTTTCTTATTTCACGCATCAGATTGGTTAAGCGAATTTGGTAAGTCTATGTGTTAAGTTCTTAGGACTTTAACATGAGAAAATTGATGTAAATTTTATTCCAGCTTCAAGCCAATTTCGCTCAGCACCTTAAAAATGTCTAGCGAAGTGGAGAAGGCACAAACAGCGGCGCCTGCCGAAGATacaatttttggcaaaattttgcgcAAAGAGATTCCATGCAATTTTATATATGAGGATGATAAAGTAGGTGTTATTAGCAAAGAAAAACAAGAACGCTATgattaaattgttattttttttttcacagtgcGTCGCCTTCCACGATATCAATGCCCAAGCCCCAACTCATTTTCTAGTGATACCGAGAAAACCGATTGCACAATTATCCTTTGCTACTAGCGATGATACAGAATTGTTGGGCCATCTTATGCTGGTAGGTGCAAAAGTAGCCAAAGATATAGGTTTAGAAAAGGGTTATCGTGTTGTCATCAATAATGGACAACATGGTGCACAATCGGTTTATCATTTGCATTTGCATTTCTTAGGTGGACGCCAAATGCATTGGCCCCCAGGCTAAGTACTACAttataataaatatgtatgttggCATTTATTGTCGAAGTAAATTGTACATACTATATGCGAAATTCACACTTCACTCTTATTTCTAATACAAAGGATAATTTGGAACCGTCCTTAACGCATTTGTGTAGTAAATCGTGACGCGGCACCCTCTGTATTTGAATAAATTGCATTTGTTGTATGCTTTCTTCTATCATTAGGCGCTCCAGCTATATCACGTATTACACCCTTTTTCTCAATCACTCGATCGAAGAAACGTGCAAGTTTCACAGCATCTGTCGTGCCAGCGGCAAAACTTCGAGAATCTCTACAGTTCAACCATATCTCTTCTGCTCCACACTGTTCTGCTgcaataaatacatatttatttacagATCGATGGCTGAGTCTAAGAAGCGCTATCGTATTTGTATGAAAAAACGTCCTATGTTGTTACGGGTAAAAAATTGCCTAATATTTTGATGAATGCCGCTGCGAATTGTGCTGACATCTAACTGCTGGCTGCGCACAACGCCTTTCGCCTCTAACTATCAATATCGTGTTTACCCGCGTTAGGATAGCGTCCAAGATTCTCTAAACCTTCTGGGAGTATTTCTCGTTAGAACCGCAACTTAGGAAATTCTCCATATTAGTTTTAAGCTAGTGCATTCTTATACTCAGCCGACGATgtacatattcacatttttctcACTACTTACCTATGCCACCCGTTTTTTGTAGTGTTTTCGGCTGCCTCTTCTCATCTAAAAGATCCAACTTTGCACCTATCACCAAGATTGAAAGATGCGTTGAACCCAAGAATTGTTCCGGGTCAAATGTATTCTccccactcccactttttatatcTTTTCCATCTTTATTGAGAATCTCATATAACCATTCCCGCAAGTTTTCTTGACTTTTGCGGTTGGTGAGGTCATGTACGAGTATAATACCATGTATGGCGTTGTAGAATACGCTCCTTGTATTCCGATGGCTTATGGACCCACCAACATCGAATAATTCTATAAAATATGGTTGCTGCTGCGGTGTTCCTTCTTTGTATTCGTGTAGTTTGACTTCTATATTACAACCAACAGTCCAACCCGGATGAGTCAGTGGTTCATTCTGTGCAATCAAGTGAGTGAGGCACGTCTTCCCAACTCCTTCAAATAAATGAAGTTAACAGTGCAATATGGTAAGTACTGCTTGGAAGAGTGCGCACATACCTGAATCTCCTACTAAAAGGACTCGAACTTTGTCAATGTTATTTGCCATTTGATTGCGTTATTAGTATCTAAAAAACGACGATATCAATTTGACAATTTGCATTCAAAGCGAATTGAATAAAATTCGCTTTGGCCcgaggcgaattcagtaccaggtgttatcCAAGGcgaatgaattcgccttggtgtTATCTCAACAGCtggttgcttcttcttgattattttccatacaacgattgatgtgttgtatagtgttgcatattcaagaATAGgccactattgtgaacgagcgaatgaaatgtaAATACGACGTGGCGGCAACCCAATtcaccgtgcagaagaatgtcaagtcaaaagaaaattttaattgatttctacaaactgacatattaaagtacaaggcgctgtatggaaaataatcaaaaagcAATCAGCTGGTGGGATAACAACACCGGTCCTGAATTATCCTTGCTAGCCCTCATAATTTTGAGTGTTGCTTCTTGAATTATCTACAGCATTGATTTAGCTCAGTATCAGATtaacgggccgattctgagcgttaccggtaaaatagtccccagaacattatgtaaccgaaaatcgtttccagttcttttattcgcgattctggccaaagtggtaacgctgtcatcatcgaaaaactcaccaatgtctgtggtgaaatttaaaagttggttttcttcgctttatccatggcggaacgatacaaagtggcagcatgcgacagctgaatataaacttttttatttgatttgatacatcaactttcggcgcagttcgattttgacattcgtccatcgaatttacaaaaacaaagtacatggaatttttatttatgtttgtaggtatgtcaccatgcagccaccttgtatggttccgccatggctttaccgaaaatgtgtcactcccctacaagaatactgactttCATATGAccatcatctgattgtcagcaatgtcaacctaacgatcagcgtctcatacaaactttctatcacaaacttaaggggaattgcgcaaatgtgatgtaaacaactgtgtacgtgtgagtttttgtctccttcttatacaccaacatggcctactgattaagtatatagccgtactgctcactctcattccttttcctggatcaatgctgacactctaactatcaaaaagtgtcataaatgatagtttactgtagatatcaggtttgactgttatactatcataaatgaccattctTATATTccaccaaaaatgaaacaatgctttttgctttttatttactttatt is a genomic window of Eurosta solidaginis isolate ZX-2024a chromosome 4, ASM4086904v1, whole genome shotgun sequence containing:
- the LOC137247743 gene encoding rab-like protein 3 isoform X2, with protein sequence MANNIDKVRVLLVGDSGVGKTCLTHLIAQNEPLTHPGWTVGCNIEVKLHEYKEGTPQQQPYFIELFDVGGSISHRNTRSVFYNAIHGIILVHDLTNRKSQENLREWLYEILNKDGKDIKSGSGENTFDPEQFLGSTHLSILVIGAKLDLLDEKRQPKTLQKTGGIEQCGAEEIWLNCRDSRSFAAGTTDAVKLARFFDRVIEKKGVIRDIAGAPNDRRKHTTNAIYSNTEGAASRFTTQMR
- the HINT1 gene encoding adenosine 5'-monophosphoramidase HINT1, whose product is MHFLISRIRLVKRICFKPISLSTLKMSSEVEKAQTAAPAEDTIFGKILRKEIPCNFIYEDDKCVAFHDINAQAPTHFLVIPRKPIAQLSFATSDDTELLGHLMLVGAKVAKDIGLEKGYRVVINNGQHGAQSVYHLHLHFLGGRQMHWPPG
- the LOC137247743 gene encoding rab-like protein 3 isoform X1, encoding MANNIDKVRVLLVGDSGVGKTCLTHLIAQNEPLTHPGWTVGCNIEVKLHEYKEGTPQQQPYFIELFDVGGSISHRNTRSVFYNAIHGIILVHDLTNRKSQENLREWLYEILNKDGKDIKSGSGENTFDPEQFLGSTHLSILVIGAKLDLLDEKRQPKTLQKTGGIAEQCGAEEIWLNCRDSRSFAAGTTDAVKLARFFDRVIEKKGVIRDIAGAPNDRRKHTTNAIYSNTEGAASRFTTQMR